Proteins encoded in a region of the Anoxybacillus amylolyticus genome:
- the queE gene encoding 7-carboxy-7-deazaguanine synthase QueE: protein MMKIPVLEIFGPTIQGEGMVIGQKTMFVRTAGCDYRCHWCDSAFTWDGSAKAEIMQMTAEDIWRELTVLGGNRFSHVTISGGNPALLKGLDELITLLKGKGIRIALETQGSCWQEWFYAIDDLTISPKPPSSGMETDFAVLDDIIEKLVKAGRKENVSLKVVVFDDADFAYATYVHKRYPLIPFYLQVGNEGVRETDDGTLRAKLLHQLEWLVEKVVQSSDMNDVRVLPQLHTLLWGNKRGV, encoded by the coding sequence ATGATGAAAATTCCGGTGCTTGAAATTTTCGGGCCAACGATTCAAGGGGAAGGAATGGTGATCGGGCAAAAGACGATGTTCGTCCGCACGGCTGGCTGCGACTACCGCTGTCACTGGTGCGATTCCGCGTTTACGTGGGATGGGTCAGCGAAAGCGGAAATCATGCAAATGACGGCGGAAGACATTTGGCGCGAACTTACCGTCTTAGGTGGAAATCGTTTTAGCCATGTGACCATTTCTGGAGGTAATCCAGCCCTCTTAAAAGGGCTCGATGAATTGATTACGCTGTTAAAAGGAAAAGGAATTCGCATCGCGCTTGAAACACAAGGAAGCTGTTGGCAAGAGTGGTTTTATGCGATTGACGATTTAACGATTTCACCGAAGCCGCCAAGTTCAGGGATGGAGACGGACTTTGCGGTACTCGATGACATTATCGAAAAGCTTGTGAAAGCAGGAAGAAAAGAAAATGTTAGTTTAAAAGTTGTCGTGTTTGATGATGCCGATTTTGCGTATGCGACGTATGTGCATAAACGTTATCCGCTCATTCCGTTTTATTTGCAAGTCGGCAATGAAGGAGTGAGGGAAACAGATGACGGAACGTTGCGCGCGAAACTGCTTCATCAGCTGGAGTGGCTCGTCGAAAAAGTCGTACAATCGTCCGACATGAACGATGTCCGTGTCTTGCCGCAGCTGCATACCCTTTTATGGGGAAATAAGCGAGGAGTATAA
- the queD gene encoding 6-carboxytetrahydropterin synthase QueD, which yields MIQQIYPQVFHNFRYELNKDMQIAAAHFIPHEAAGKCANMHGHTYFVNITVAGDELDESGFLINFQQLKKIVHGKLDHTLMNDHTDLFSNARAEDFPTTEVVARKIAEIVQAQLDTMPNRPTCVQVFVRESPTSYVVYRPKAGNR from the coding sequence TTCATAATTTCCGCTATGAGTTAAATAAAGATATGCAAATTGCGGCAGCACATTTTATTCCGCACGAAGCGGCAGGAAAATGTGCGAATATGCACGGACATACGTATTTTGTCAACATTACGGTGGCAGGCGATGAGCTCGATGAATCTGGGTTTTTAATTAATTTCCAGCAGCTAAAGAAAATTGTGCACGGCAAACTCGACCATACGTTAATGAACGACCATACAGATTTATTTAGCAATGCGCGTGCCGAAGATTTTCCGACGACCGAAGTAGTCGCACGTAAAATTGCCGAAATCGTGCAAGCACAACTTGATACGATGCCAAACCGTCCAACATGCGTTCAAGTATTTGTGCGAGAATCCCCGACAAGCTACGTCGTCTACCGACCGAAAGCAGGGAATCGCTAA